One region of Strigops habroptila isolate Jane chromosome 11, bStrHab1.2.pri, whole genome shotgun sequence genomic DNA includes:
- the SRRM4 gene encoding serine/arginine repetitive matrix protein 4 isoform X1, whose product MAGVQQGEKQLFEKFWRGTFKAVATPRPESIIVASITARKPLPSGTLSCLPYPAEDRHPEKLSGRAGKEASSTNGCVKGKQRREHAHRRSRSPSCDGEQPPQPARGKKKKKKSGRKKRRRSPSYSPSPVKKKKKKSSKKRKRNRLSSKKRRHSSSSPKSKRKEERKHKKHSRGRSRKSHRHRHCHSRSESSDSHSPSCRSRHRARSREERRKTRQRHSRHHSKITAKRSSSAEVQASQKASQTLQLYSFLSPKEVISQSGSSADLFTKTDSPPGNLASHNGEYHEYDSGNDTSSPPSTQTSSSRSKDSQEKRSLVHDGFGHAFSSGKPKLANSDNSSDSGNSFTSCFSQTKGTALENLSPDAQGQDRRGCLSLCLSCSEEKRRDFPPSPSRSSSLRPCSRSESYTSTGRSSPGSSRSRSSRGKASPRYSRSRSRSSGKRSSSRSPSYSSKSCKKSPGSRNSRSRRSPSYSRYSRSRDREREHKYSSSDKESLRERDRQRRSYSPLRKRRRDSPSHLEARRITSARKRPIPYYRPSPSSSSSASSYSSSYSSFSRSPSQSPSYSSYRTSRSRSWSSSSTEGRSRSRSSGPRSSRSRSRSYDSGGSSDSLRR is encoded by the exons TGGGACGCTCAGCTGCCTGCCGTACCCCGCAGAGGACAGACATCCCGAGAAGCTGAGCGGCCGCGCAGGCAAGGAGGCCTCCAGCACCAACGGCTGTGTGAAGGGGAAGCAGAGACGAGAGCACGCGCACCGCAGGTCACGCAG CCCGTCGTGCGATGGGGAGCAACCGCCACAGCCAGCCcgggggaagaagaagaagaagaaatctggGCGCAAGAAGCGAAGGAG GTCTCCCTCCTACAGCCCCTCACCtgtgaagaagaagaagaagaagagctccaagaagagaaaaagaaacag GTTATCCTCAAAGAAGAGAAGACATAG TTCTTCAAGCCCCAAAagtaagagaaaggaagaaagaaaacacaaaaaaca CTCCCGTGGGCGCAGCCGGAAATCCCATCGCCACCGCCACTGCCACTCTCGCTCCGAGAGCTCCGACTCCCACTCCCCCAGCTGCCGAAGCAG GCACAGAGCCAGGTCTCGGGAGGAAAGGCGTAAAACACGGCAAAGACACTCCCGGCACCATTCAAAGATCACAGCAAAGCGAAGCTCCTCCGCAGAGGTTCAGGCCAGCCAAAAAGCCAGCCAAACCCTCCAGCTCTACAGCTTCCTGTCTCCTAAGGAAGTA atctCTCAGTCAGGGTCTTCTGCTGACCTCTTTACCAAAACAGACAGCCCGCCTGGCAACCTAGCCAGCCACAATGGAGAGTATCATGAATATGACTCAGGAAACGAtacttcctcccctccctccactCAAACGAGCTCATCCAGGTCAAAGGACAGCCAGGAGAAAAGAAGTCTAGTCCATGATGGCTTTGGCCATGCCTTCTCGTCCGGGAAGCCCAAACTGGCCAACAGCGATAACAGCTCTGATTCAGGAAATTCCTTCACCAGTTGCTTTTCCCAGACCAAGGGAACAGCTTTGGAAAATCTGTCTCCAGATGCCCAGGGACAAGACCGAAG AGGGTGCCTGTCCTTATGTCTCAGCTGTTCAGAGGAGAAGAGGCGAGATTTCCCGCCGTCCCCAAGCCGCAGCTCCTCGCTGAGGCCATGCTCCCGCAGCGAGTCCTACACCAGCACGGGCAGGTCTTCCCCTGGCTCCAGCCGCTCCCGCTCCTCGCGCGGCAAGGCCTCTCCCAGGTACTCCCGAAGCAGGTCCCGTTCTTCAGGAAAGAG GTCTTCTTCACGTTCCCCCAGTTACTCCTCCAAATCCTGCAAAAAAAGTCCCGGGAGCAGGAATTCAAGGTCTCGTCGGAGCCCCAGTTACTCCCGCTACAGCCGTAGCAG AGACCGTGAGCGCGAGCACAAGTACAGCTCCAGTGACAAGGAATCGCTCCGGGAGCGGGACCGGCAGCGACGCTCCTATTCACCCCTGAGGAAGCGGAGGAGAGACTCTCCCAGCCACCTTGAAGCTCGGCGCATCACGAG CGCCCGCAAGCGCCCCATCCCCTACTACCGTCCCAgcccctcctcctccagcagcgcCAGCAGCTACTCCTCCTCGTACAGCAGCTTTAGCCGCTCCCCGAGCCAGAGCCCGAGCTACTCCAGCTATCGGACAAGCCGGAGCCgaagctggagcagcagcagcaccgaGGGCAGGAGCCGCAGCCGGAGCTCGGGCCCCAGGAGCAGCcgcagcaggagcaggagctaTGACTCAGGAGGCAGCTCCGACAGCCTGCGTCGGTAG
- the SRRM4 gene encoding serine/arginine repetitive matrix protein 4 isoform X2 codes for MAGVQQGEKQLFEKFWRGTFKAVATPRPESIIVASITARKPLPSGTLSCLPYPAEDRHPEKLSGRAGKEASSTNGCVKGKQRREHAHRRSRSPSCDGEQPPQPARGKKKKKKSGRKKRRRSPSYSPSPVKKKKKKSSKKRKRNRLSSKKRRHSSSSPKSKRKEERKHKKHSRGRSRKSHRHRHCHSRSESSDSHSPSCRSRARSREERRKTRQRHSRHHSKITAKRSSSAEVQASQKASQTLQLYSFLSPKEVISQSGSSADLFTKTDSPPGNLASHNGEYHEYDSGNDTSSPPSTQTSSSRSKDSQEKRSLVHDGFGHAFSSGKPKLANSDNSSDSGNSFTSCFSQTKGTALENLSPDAQGQDRRGCLSLCLSCSEEKRRDFPPSPSRSSSLRPCSRSESYTSTGRSSPGSSRSRSSRGKASPRYSRSRSRSSGKRSSSRSPSYSSKSCKKSPGSRNSRSRRSPSYSRYSRSRDREREHKYSSSDKESLRERDRQRRSYSPLRKRRRDSPSHLEARRITSARKRPIPYYRPSPSSSSSASSYSSSYSSFSRSPSQSPSYSSYRTSRSRSWSSSSTEGRSRSRSSGPRSSRSRSRSYDSGGSSDSLRR; via the exons TGGGACGCTCAGCTGCCTGCCGTACCCCGCAGAGGACAGACATCCCGAGAAGCTGAGCGGCCGCGCAGGCAAGGAGGCCTCCAGCACCAACGGCTGTGTGAAGGGGAAGCAGAGACGAGAGCACGCGCACCGCAGGTCACGCAG CCCGTCGTGCGATGGGGAGCAACCGCCACAGCCAGCCcgggggaagaagaagaagaagaaatctggGCGCAAGAAGCGAAGGAG GTCTCCCTCCTACAGCCCCTCACCtgtgaagaagaagaagaagaagagctccaagaagagaaaaagaaacag GTTATCCTCAAAGAAGAGAAGACATAG TTCTTCAAGCCCCAAAagtaagagaaaggaagaaagaaaacacaaaaaaca CTCCCGTGGGCGCAGCCGGAAATCCCATCGCCACCGCCACTGCCACTCTCGCTCCGAGAGCTCCGACTCCCACTCCCCCAGCTGCCGAAGCAG AGCCAGGTCTCGGGAGGAAAGGCGTAAAACACGGCAAAGACACTCCCGGCACCATTCAAAGATCACAGCAAAGCGAAGCTCCTCCGCAGAGGTTCAGGCCAGCCAAAAAGCCAGCCAAACCCTCCAGCTCTACAGCTTCCTGTCTCCTAAGGAAGTA atctCTCAGTCAGGGTCTTCTGCTGACCTCTTTACCAAAACAGACAGCCCGCCTGGCAACCTAGCCAGCCACAATGGAGAGTATCATGAATATGACTCAGGAAACGAtacttcctcccctccctccactCAAACGAGCTCATCCAGGTCAAAGGACAGCCAGGAGAAAAGAAGTCTAGTCCATGATGGCTTTGGCCATGCCTTCTCGTCCGGGAAGCCCAAACTGGCCAACAGCGATAACAGCTCTGATTCAGGAAATTCCTTCACCAGTTGCTTTTCCCAGACCAAGGGAACAGCTTTGGAAAATCTGTCTCCAGATGCCCAGGGACAAGACCGAAG AGGGTGCCTGTCCTTATGTCTCAGCTGTTCAGAGGAGAAGAGGCGAGATTTCCCGCCGTCCCCAAGCCGCAGCTCCTCGCTGAGGCCATGCTCCCGCAGCGAGTCCTACACCAGCACGGGCAGGTCTTCCCCTGGCTCCAGCCGCTCCCGCTCCTCGCGCGGCAAGGCCTCTCCCAGGTACTCCCGAAGCAGGTCCCGTTCTTCAGGAAAGAG GTCTTCTTCACGTTCCCCCAGTTACTCCTCCAAATCCTGCAAAAAAAGTCCCGGGAGCAGGAATTCAAGGTCTCGTCGGAGCCCCAGTTACTCCCGCTACAGCCGTAGCAG AGACCGTGAGCGCGAGCACAAGTACAGCTCCAGTGACAAGGAATCGCTCCGGGAGCGGGACCGGCAGCGACGCTCCTATTCACCCCTGAGGAAGCGGAGGAGAGACTCTCCCAGCCACCTTGAAGCTCGGCGCATCACGAG CGCCCGCAAGCGCCCCATCCCCTACTACCGTCCCAgcccctcctcctccagcagcgcCAGCAGCTACTCCTCCTCGTACAGCAGCTTTAGCCGCTCCCCGAGCCAGAGCCCGAGCTACTCCAGCTATCGGACAAGCCGGAGCCgaagctggagcagcagcagcaccgaGGGCAGGAGCCGCAGCCGGAGCTCGGGCCCCAGGAGCAGCcgcagcaggagcaggagctaTGACTCAGGAGGCAGCTCCGACAGCCTGCGTCGGTAG
- the SRRM4 gene encoding serine/arginine repetitive matrix protein 4 isoform X3, with translation MAGVQQGEKQLFEKFWRGTFKAVATPRPESIIVASITARKPLPSGTLSCLPYPAEDRHPEKLSGRAGKEASSTNGCVKGKQRREHAHRRSRSPSCDGEQPPQPARGKKKKKKSGRKKRRRSPSYSPSPVKKKKKKSSKKRKRNRLSSKKRRHSSSSPKSKRKEERKHKKHSRGRSRKSHRHRHCHSRSESSDSHSPSCRSRHRARSREERRKTRQRHSRHHSKITAKRSSSAEVQASQKASQTLQLYSFLSPKEVISQSGSSADLFTKTDSPPGNLASHNGEYHEYDSGNDTSSPPSTQTSSSRSKDSQEKRSLVHDGFGHAFSSGKPKLANSDNSSDSGNSFTSCFSQTKGTALENLSPDAQGQDRSCSEEKRRDFPPSPSRSSSLRPCSRSESYTSTGRSSPGSSRSRSSRGKASPRYSRSRSRSSGKRSSSRSPSYSSKSCKKSPGSRNSRSRRSPSYSRYSRSRDREREHKYSSSDKESLRERDRQRRSYSPLRKRRRDSPSHLEARRITSARKRPIPYYRPSPSSSSSASSYSSSYSSFSRSPSQSPSYSSYRTSRSRSWSSSSTEGRSRSRSSGPRSSRSRSRSYDSGGSSDSLRR, from the exons TGGGACGCTCAGCTGCCTGCCGTACCCCGCAGAGGACAGACATCCCGAGAAGCTGAGCGGCCGCGCAGGCAAGGAGGCCTCCAGCACCAACGGCTGTGTGAAGGGGAAGCAGAGACGAGAGCACGCGCACCGCAGGTCACGCAG CCCGTCGTGCGATGGGGAGCAACCGCCACAGCCAGCCcgggggaagaagaagaagaagaaatctggGCGCAAGAAGCGAAGGAG GTCTCCCTCCTACAGCCCCTCACCtgtgaagaagaagaagaagaagagctccaagaagagaaaaagaaacag GTTATCCTCAAAGAAGAGAAGACATAG TTCTTCAAGCCCCAAAagtaagagaaaggaagaaagaaaacacaaaaaaca CTCCCGTGGGCGCAGCCGGAAATCCCATCGCCACCGCCACTGCCACTCTCGCTCCGAGAGCTCCGACTCCCACTCCCCCAGCTGCCGAAGCAG GCACAGAGCCAGGTCTCGGGAGGAAAGGCGTAAAACACGGCAAAGACACTCCCGGCACCATTCAAAGATCACAGCAAAGCGAAGCTCCTCCGCAGAGGTTCAGGCCAGCCAAAAAGCCAGCCAAACCCTCCAGCTCTACAGCTTCCTGTCTCCTAAGGAAGTA atctCTCAGTCAGGGTCTTCTGCTGACCTCTTTACCAAAACAGACAGCCCGCCTGGCAACCTAGCCAGCCACAATGGAGAGTATCATGAATATGACTCAGGAAACGAtacttcctcccctccctccactCAAACGAGCTCATCCAGGTCAAAGGACAGCCAGGAGAAAAGAAGTCTAGTCCATGATGGCTTTGGCCATGCCTTCTCGTCCGGGAAGCCCAAACTGGCCAACAGCGATAACAGCTCTGATTCAGGAAATTCCTTCACCAGTTGCTTTTCCCAGACCAAGGGAACAGCTTTGGAAAATCTGTCTCCAGATGCCCAGGGACAAGACCGAAG CTGTTCAGAGGAGAAGAGGCGAGATTTCCCGCCGTCCCCAAGCCGCAGCTCCTCGCTGAGGCCATGCTCCCGCAGCGAGTCCTACACCAGCACGGGCAGGTCTTCCCCTGGCTCCAGCCGCTCCCGCTCCTCGCGCGGCAAGGCCTCTCCCAGGTACTCCCGAAGCAGGTCCCGTTCTTCAGGAAAGAG GTCTTCTTCACGTTCCCCCAGTTACTCCTCCAAATCCTGCAAAAAAAGTCCCGGGAGCAGGAATTCAAGGTCTCGTCGGAGCCCCAGTTACTCCCGCTACAGCCGTAGCAG AGACCGTGAGCGCGAGCACAAGTACAGCTCCAGTGACAAGGAATCGCTCCGGGAGCGGGACCGGCAGCGACGCTCCTATTCACCCCTGAGGAAGCGGAGGAGAGACTCTCCCAGCCACCTTGAAGCTCGGCGCATCACGAG CGCCCGCAAGCGCCCCATCCCCTACTACCGTCCCAgcccctcctcctccagcagcgcCAGCAGCTACTCCTCCTCGTACAGCAGCTTTAGCCGCTCCCCGAGCCAGAGCCCGAGCTACTCCAGCTATCGGACAAGCCGGAGCCgaagctggagcagcagcagcaccgaGGGCAGGAGCCGCAGCCGGAGCTCGGGCCCCAGGAGCAGCcgcagcaggagcaggagctaTGACTCAGGAGGCAGCTCCGACAGCCTGCGTCGGTAG
- the SRRM4 gene encoding serine/arginine repetitive matrix protein 4 isoform X4 — translation MAGVQQGEKQLFEKFWRGTFKAVATPRPESIIVASITARKPLPSGTLSCLPYPAEDRHPEKLSGRAGKEASSTNGCVKGKQRREHAHRRSRSPSCDGEQPPQPARGKKKKKKSGRKKRRRSPSYSPSPVKKKKKKSSKKRKRNRLSSKKRRHSSRGRSRKSHRHRHCHSRSESSDSHSPSCRSRHRARSREERRKTRQRHSRHHSKITAKRSSSAEVQASQKASQTLQLYSFLSPKEVISQSGSSADLFTKTDSPPGNLASHNGEYHEYDSGNDTSSPPSTQTSSSRSKDSQEKRSLVHDGFGHAFSSGKPKLANSDNSSDSGNSFTSCFSQTKGTALENLSPDAQGQDRRGCLSLCLSCSEEKRRDFPPSPSRSSSLRPCSRSESYTSTGRSSPGSSRSRSSRGKASPRYSRSRSRSSGKRSSSRSPSYSSKSCKKSPGSRNSRSRRSPSYSRYSRSRDREREHKYSSSDKESLRERDRQRRSYSPLRKRRRDSPSHLEARRITSARKRPIPYYRPSPSSSSSASSYSSSYSSFSRSPSQSPSYSSYRTSRSRSWSSSSTEGRSRSRSSGPRSSRSRSRSYDSGGSSDSLRR, via the exons TGGGACGCTCAGCTGCCTGCCGTACCCCGCAGAGGACAGACATCCCGAGAAGCTGAGCGGCCGCGCAGGCAAGGAGGCCTCCAGCACCAACGGCTGTGTGAAGGGGAAGCAGAGACGAGAGCACGCGCACCGCAGGTCACGCAG CCCGTCGTGCGATGGGGAGCAACCGCCACAGCCAGCCcgggggaagaagaagaagaagaaatctggGCGCAAGAAGCGAAGGAG GTCTCCCTCCTACAGCCCCTCACCtgtgaagaagaagaagaagaagagctccaagaagagaaaaagaaacag GTTATCCTCAAAGAAGAGAAGACATAG CTCCCGTGGGCGCAGCCGGAAATCCCATCGCCACCGCCACTGCCACTCTCGCTCCGAGAGCTCCGACTCCCACTCCCCCAGCTGCCGAAGCAG GCACAGAGCCAGGTCTCGGGAGGAAAGGCGTAAAACACGGCAAAGACACTCCCGGCACCATTCAAAGATCACAGCAAAGCGAAGCTCCTCCGCAGAGGTTCAGGCCAGCCAAAAAGCCAGCCAAACCCTCCAGCTCTACAGCTTCCTGTCTCCTAAGGAAGTA atctCTCAGTCAGGGTCTTCTGCTGACCTCTTTACCAAAACAGACAGCCCGCCTGGCAACCTAGCCAGCCACAATGGAGAGTATCATGAATATGACTCAGGAAACGAtacttcctcccctccctccactCAAACGAGCTCATCCAGGTCAAAGGACAGCCAGGAGAAAAGAAGTCTAGTCCATGATGGCTTTGGCCATGCCTTCTCGTCCGGGAAGCCCAAACTGGCCAACAGCGATAACAGCTCTGATTCAGGAAATTCCTTCACCAGTTGCTTTTCCCAGACCAAGGGAACAGCTTTGGAAAATCTGTCTCCAGATGCCCAGGGACAAGACCGAAG AGGGTGCCTGTCCTTATGTCTCAGCTGTTCAGAGGAGAAGAGGCGAGATTTCCCGCCGTCCCCAAGCCGCAGCTCCTCGCTGAGGCCATGCTCCCGCAGCGAGTCCTACACCAGCACGGGCAGGTCTTCCCCTGGCTCCAGCCGCTCCCGCTCCTCGCGCGGCAAGGCCTCTCCCAGGTACTCCCGAAGCAGGTCCCGTTCTTCAGGAAAGAG GTCTTCTTCACGTTCCCCCAGTTACTCCTCCAAATCCTGCAAAAAAAGTCCCGGGAGCAGGAATTCAAGGTCTCGTCGGAGCCCCAGTTACTCCCGCTACAGCCGTAGCAG AGACCGTGAGCGCGAGCACAAGTACAGCTCCAGTGACAAGGAATCGCTCCGGGAGCGGGACCGGCAGCGACGCTCCTATTCACCCCTGAGGAAGCGGAGGAGAGACTCTCCCAGCCACCTTGAAGCTCGGCGCATCACGAG CGCCCGCAAGCGCCCCATCCCCTACTACCGTCCCAgcccctcctcctccagcagcgcCAGCAGCTACTCCTCCTCGTACAGCAGCTTTAGCCGCTCCCCGAGCCAGAGCCCGAGCTACTCCAGCTATCGGACAAGCCGGAGCCgaagctggagcagcagcagcaccgaGGGCAGGAGCCGCAGCCGGAGCTCGGGCCCCAGGAGCAGCcgcagcaggagcaggagctaTGACTCAGGAGGCAGCTCCGACAGCCTGCGTCGGTAG